The following are encoded together in the Microbispora sp. ZYX-F-249 genome:
- a CDS encoding NAD-dependent protein deacetylase — MLADLLADGEVVVLSGAGLSTESGIPDYRGETGRRRRAEPMTYHTFVSSAAARRRYWARSHLGWRHIVDAAPNDGHRAVAELQRRGLVAGIITQNVDGLHQAAGADGVVELHGSLHRVRCLACGRRTPRRTLDRRLRAANPGWHARREVVNAVINPDGDAVLGADEVETFRTVDCEGCGGVLKPDVVFFGENVPPSRVEECYALTERAGLLLVLGSSLTVMSGYRFVRHAAARSIPVAIINQGPTRGDGEALMTFDAPLGPALTTLVRELA; from the coding sequence ATGCTGGCCGATCTCCTGGCGGACGGCGAGGTGGTGGTCCTCAGCGGGGCCGGCCTGTCGACCGAATCCGGGATTCCCGACTACCGGGGGGAGACCGGCCGCAGGCGCAGGGCCGAGCCGATGACCTATCACACCTTCGTCAGCAGTGCCGCCGCCCGCAGGCGCTACTGGGCCCGCAGCCACCTGGGGTGGCGCCACATCGTGGACGCCGCGCCCAACGACGGTCACCGCGCGGTCGCGGAGCTGCAGCGCCGCGGCCTGGTCGCCGGGATCATCACGCAGAACGTGGACGGCCTGCACCAGGCTGCGGGCGCGGACGGGGTGGTGGAGCTGCACGGCAGCCTGCACCGGGTGCGCTGCCTCGCCTGCGGGCGGCGCACCCCGCGCCGCACGCTCGACCGGCGGCTGCGCGCGGCCAACCCCGGCTGGCACGCCCGAAGGGAGGTGGTCAACGCGGTGATCAACCCCGACGGGGACGCGGTGCTGGGCGCCGACGAGGTCGAGACGTTCCGCACGGTGGACTGCGAGGGCTGCGGCGGTGTGCTCAAGCCCGACGTGGTGTTCTTCGGCGAGAACGTGCCGCCGTCGCGGGTCGAGGAGTGTTACGCGCTCACCGAACGGGCCGGTCTGCTGCTCGTCCTGGGGTCGTCGCTGACCGTCATGTCCGGCTACCGGTTCGTGCGGCACGCCGCCGCCCGCTCGATCCCCGTGGCGATCATCAATCAGGGGCCGACCCGGGGCGACGGTGAGGCGCTGATGACCTTCGACGCCCCGCTCGGCCCGGCCCTCACCACGCTCGTGCGGGA